From BD1-7 clade bacterium, one genomic window encodes:
- the mcpA gene encoding Methyl-accepting chemotaxis protein McpA yields the protein MKNWQLHFRLMFSVGFIVAIGVVLITAYNYQIAREYIISETRLKAINQVSLSVNELLAELAGVQKSTELLAQVVQDFTGSETKLRELLKNAISTNANLFGGAIAINPKLADMRGGFAPYYYHQSQMVRYANLAEMNADYEDQGWYREVAEKGQPIWSEPYFDDKGGMIHMITYAVPVFRTIEGERQLYAVVTGDVSLELINNIIQRLQLGKTGYAFLLDENGRVLSEPNDKYLLQPFSELLNQYQADPEWHQLLAEMLAGKEGLTQAPCIRSNDECIVAYVPLSITGWPIGLLYPESELLSQLHQYTLQFSIMSATALLTLLLVIGFVTRQVTYPLSELSDAARHIGAGQFNRRLPRLRRRDEIGTLIRAFDRMQKQLKDYVEQLESETANRNRLEGELGAASKIQMDMLYGQGLAQVHEKAFRLWAHLLPAKTVGGDFYDYNVRNNTLTFVVGDVSDKGVGAALFMAKAISLFRQQVSAQLPIDEMIAELNEGLMAHNDACMFVTLLCGQLDLASGQLNYVCAGHQAPLLIRKGKAGLLKTERQSALGLLEDIQYPTNTVQLNSGDKLFLFTDGIDEAFNQQHEIYGVERLQLLLAETAAEPVEAIGEACFHAVHQFSGDNEQSDDMTVMVVEFQPTSQFIIEHTFEQQAVRRFVLANELPSIQQAFKHLDAFCEEYQLSGSHAGELKLLTEEILNNAISYGQMRADDNLVWQLVKVSSGVLMEFIDVGIAYNPLVDAPPPELFDHQDEVPIGGLGVHLIKAISHQQAYARKGRCNHLAVFYRFEQAG from the coding sequence ATGAAAAACTGGCAATTACACTTCCGGCTGATGTTTTCTGTCGGCTTCATCGTTGCCATCGGCGTTGTTCTAATCACCGCCTATAACTATCAAATTGCACGTGAATACATCATCAGCGAAACCCGGTTGAAGGCTATCAATCAGGTGTCTCTTTCGGTGAACGAATTACTCGCTGAACTTGCGGGTGTCCAAAAGTCGACCGAATTACTGGCACAAGTGGTACAGGATTTTACCGGTAGCGAAACCAAACTGCGTGAACTGCTAAAAAACGCGATCAGCACCAACGCCAACCTGTTCGGCGGCGCGATTGCAATCAACCCCAAATTGGCGGATATGCGCGGCGGCTTTGCCCCGTATTATTACCACCAGTCACAAATGGTGCGTTACGCCAATCTCGCCGAAATGAATGCCGATTATGAAGACCAAGGATGGTATCGCGAAGTCGCAGAAAAAGGTCAACCGATCTGGTCTGAACCCTATTTTGATGACAAAGGCGGCATGATCCACATGATCACCTATGCCGTGCCAGTATTTCGAACCATCGAGGGTGAACGCCAGCTTTATGCGGTGGTAACCGGTGATGTCAGCCTAGAGCTGATCAACAATATTATTCAGCGCCTGCAACTGGGCAAAACCGGTTATGCTTTTTTGCTGGATGAAAACGGCCGCGTATTATCAGAGCCCAACGATAAATACCTGCTTCAGCCGTTCTCCGAACTGCTCAACCAATACCAAGCCGACCCCGAGTGGCATCAGTTATTGGCAGAGATGTTGGCGGGCAAAGAGGGGCTCACACAAGCGCCCTGCATTCGCAGCAACGATGAATGTATCGTCGCTTATGTGCCGCTCTCCATCACGGGCTGGCCAATCGGCCTTCTCTACCCTGAATCCGAACTGCTCAGTCAGTTACACCAATACACGCTGCAATTTTCGATCATGAGTGCCACAGCACTATTAACGCTCTTGTTGGTGATTGGTTTTGTGACGCGCCAAGTCACCTACCCATTGTCTGAATTAAGTGACGCAGCCCGCCATATCGGTGCCGGCCAATTCAACCGCCGCCTGCCTCGCCTGCGACGACGTGATGAAATCGGCACACTCATCCGCGCATTTGATCGCATGCAAAAACAACTGAAAGACTACGTTGAGCAACTCGAGAGCGAAACGGCCAACCGTAACCGTCTGGAAGGTGAATTAGGTGCCGCCAGCAAGATTCAAATGGACATGCTCTATGGCCAAGGTTTGGCGCAGGTACATGAAAAGGCGTTCCGACTTTGGGCACACCTACTTCCAGCAAAAACCGTTGGCGGTGATTTTTATGACTACAACGTCCGCAACAATACCCTGACGTTTGTGGTTGGCGATGTCTCCGATAAAGGCGTCGGTGCCGCCCTGTTTATGGCCAAAGCCATCAGCTTGTTTCGCCAACAAGTCTCTGCCCAATTACCCATCGATGAGATGATCGCCGAACTCAATGAGGGCCTGATGGCCCACAATGACGCTTGCATGTTTGTGACCCTGCTGTGCGGCCAACTGGACTTGGCAAGTGGCCAGTTAAATTATGTGTGCGCGGGGCATCAGGCGCCGCTATTGATTCGCAAAGGTAAGGCGGGGCTGTTAAAAACCGAGCGTCAGTCTGCGCTAGGGTTGTTGGAAGATATCCAATATCCGACCAATACCGTGCAGCTGAATTCCGGCGACAAATTGTTTTTATTCACCGATGGCATCGACGAAGCCTTCAACCAACAACATGAAATTTATGGGGTGGAGCGCCTGCAGCTTCTGTTAGCCGAAACCGCAGCAGAACCGGTTGAGGCCATTGGCGAGGCTTGTTTTCATGCAGTGCATCAATTCAGTGGCGATAACGAACAGTCGGACGATATGACCGTGATGGTGGTGGAGTTCCAACCCACCAGCCAATTTATTATTGAGCACACCTTTGAACAACAGGCCGTGCGCCGATTTGTACTCGCCAACGAACTGCCTTCGATCCAGCAGGCATTCAAACATCTGGATGCGTTTTGCGAAGAGTACCAACTCAGTGGCAGCCATGCTGGCGAACTGAAACTATTAACTGAGGAAATACTCAATAACGCTATCAGCTATGGCCAGATGCGCGCTGATGACAATCTTGTCTGGCAACTCGTTAAGGTCAGCAGCGGCGTATTAATGGAGTTTATTGACGTCGGTATCGCCTATAATCCACTCGTTGATGCGCCACCGCCTGAGCTTTTTGATCATCAAGATGAAGTGCCGATTGGCGGCTTGGGCGTTCATCTGATCAAAGCGATCAGTCACCAGCAAGCCTACGCTCGCAAAGGCCGCTGTAATCATTTGGCTGTATTTTATCGCTTCGAGCAAGCCGGATAA
- the btrV gene encoding Putative anti-sigma factor antagonist BtrV: MSLVITSDFEENQSIAIVRLIGSLDTDTAPQFDTKVAEILTPGVRLVMLDMKHLEYISSAGIRSVFKLFKTMKSRGGKVGASNRQPQIIKVFEIIQALPDMQIFANDDEMDEYLTAVQGKIRNGEDF; the protein is encoded by the coding sequence ATGTCTTTGGTTATCACATCCGATTTTGAAGAAAATCAATCCATTGCTATCGTTCGTCTGATCGGCAGCTTGGATACCGACACCGCACCGCAGTTCGATACAAAAGTCGCAGAAATACTAACACCCGGAGTGCGCCTTGTGATGTTAGATATGAAACACCTCGAATACATCAGTTCAGCGGGTATCCGATCGGTATTCAAATTGTTCAAAACAATGAAGTCCCGGGGCGGGAAGGTAGGCGCATCAAACCGCCAGCCGCAAATAATTAAAGTGTTTGAAATCATCCAGGCCTTGCCTGATATGCAGATTTTCGCCAATGATGATGAGATGGATGAATATCTGACTGCCGTTCAAGGCAAAATCCGCAACGGTGAAGATTTTTAA
- a CDS encoding putative protein, whose product MKFWQAISWTETEQLAELAQFGEELGFYGFMNGDHVAYPTQIAPNYPYSQNGIPPMSCDWEYPDPWITIANMAAHTTTLKFTTGVYLLALRSPHEAARATSTLSVLTQNRFIFGVGAGWMPEEFDIFDVDFHTRGRRLNEALEIVEILWRGEPVAFKGEFYHFPEVILKPAPKQPIPVFVGGDSSYAFERAARFGDGWIGRGYRIDEVPDLLNRLFETLKKRGRADDHFETLVPLTESFNIDTLKRLHDKGMTATVNYPYRMVLGDNASLDDKKRYMETFAEKFIRPFDT is encoded by the coding sequence ATGAAATTCTGGCAGGCTATTTCCTGGACTGAAACCGAGCAATTGGCTGAGTTAGCCCAATTTGGTGAAGAACTCGGTTTCTACGGGTTTATGAATGGCGACCACGTTGCCTACCCCACCCAAATTGCGCCTAACTACCCCTATAGCCAAAACGGCATTCCACCGATGTCGTGCGACTGGGAGTATCCAGACCCATGGATTACCATCGCCAATATGGCGGCACATACAACCACACTGAAGTTTACGACCGGCGTTTATCTACTGGCACTGCGCAGCCCTCATGAAGCAGCACGTGCAACCAGCACGCTGTCTGTGTTGACCCAGAACCGTTTCATTTTTGGCGTTGGTGCTGGCTGGATGCCGGAAGAATTTGATATTTTTGATGTCGATTTTCATACCCGTGGCCGTCGACTCAACGAAGCACTAGAAATCGTCGAGATCCTATGGCGGGGGGAGCCGGTGGCATTTAAAGGCGAGTTCTATCACTTCCCGGAAGTCATTCTAAAGCCTGCACCGAAACAGCCGATTCCTGTTTTTGTTGGCGGCGACAGCAGCTATGCATTCGAACGTGCAGCGCGCTTTGGCGATGGCTGGATCGGCCGAGGCTATCGCATTGATGAAGTGCCCGATTTACTCAATCGTCTATTCGAAACGTTAAAAAAGCGTGGCCGCGCAGATGATCACTTTGAAACTCTCGTGCCGCTTACCGAGAGTTTTAATATTGATACGCTCAAACGTTTGCACGATAAAGGCATGACCGCCACGGTCAACTACCCATACCGAATGGTGCTCGGAGACAACGCCAGTTTGGACGATAAAAAGCGCTACATGGAAACTTTTGCTGAAAAGTTCATCCGGCCTTTCGACACGTAA
- a CDS encoding putative protein has protein sequence MKNTAMQARLDTEILDFVASRKTLQLASIDENGLPFSSYAPFAIGDDCIYVLLSEIAVHGINLMVNPRASALVIEDEDTADILFARKRVNYQMRVENIEYQADGWDLGIETLVHRHGEISANLSQKEDFKLFRLIPERGRYVKGFGKAYSFSGDSLTGDVLDHMRDGHVDRKTSAA, from the coding sequence ATGAAAAATACCGCTATGCAGGCCCGCCTGGATACTGAAATCCTCGACTTTGTTGCTTCGCGTAAAACCTTGCAACTGGCTTCCATTGATGAAAACGGATTGCCATTTTCATCGTATGCACCATTCGCTATTGGCGACGACTGCATCTACGTGCTGCTCAGTGAAATCGCCGTACACGGGATTAATCTGATGGTTAACCCCAGAGCTTCGGCGTTGGTGATTGAAGACGAAGATACTGCCGACATTTTGTTCGCCCGCAAGCGTGTCAATTATCAAATGCGCGTCGAGAATATCGAGTATCAGGCCGATGGCTGGGATTTGGGGATTGAAACTCTCGTTCATCGCCATGGAGAAATCAGTGCTAATCTGAGTCAGAAAGAAGACTTCAAATTGTTCCGGTTGATTCCTGAACGTGGCCGATACGTTAAAGGGTTTGGCAAAGCCTATTCCTTTAGCGGCGACAGCCTGACTGGCGACGTACTCGACCACATGCGCGACGGCCATGTAGACCGTAAAACCAGCGCTGCCTGA
- the zapB gene encoding Cell division protein ZapB, whose amino-acid sequence MDIFDQLEEKIIQAIETIELLNMETAELKQEISTLKQENTQLAYEKSQNDARLTSLLEHFEQLQEAAAEINETSTIA is encoded by the coding sequence ATGGATATTTTTGACCAACTCGAAGAAAAAATCATTCAGGCAATCGAGACCATTGAATTACTGAATATGGAAACCGCTGAATTAAAGCAGGAAATCAGCACGCTCAAGCAAGAAAACACCCAGCTTGCGTATGAAAAATCCCAAAACGATGCACGACTGACGTCATTGTTAGAGCATTTTGAACAGCTACAAGAAGCCGCTGCAGAGATCAACGAGACATCGACGATCGCCTGA
- the esiB gene encoding Secretory immunoglobulin A-binding protein EsiB, producing MRLSKFLMSSVLVAMLTTPAWAEDNTVRKMAEMGNHQAQFTLAEQYFHGRDGQPRNHQEAFSWYQKAANGGYMPAQFTMGTLYDTGEGVKRDLAQAFKWYKTVANQGEGAAAYNVAVMYESGEGVAKDPQQAYVWYSIAGIMGYKDASPFANALASTLDATQLEQADNTVISTVNSINARMRERVSNGSVAQ from the coding sequence ATGCGCCTTAGCAAATTTCTCATGAGCAGCGTTCTGGTTGCCATGTTAACCACCCCAGCTTGGGCCGAAGACAACACGGTACGTAAAATGGCTGAGATGGGTAACCATCAAGCACAGTTCACTTTGGCTGAGCAATATTTTCATGGCCGTGATGGCCAGCCGCGTAACCATCAAGAAGCATTTAGTTGGTATCAGAAGGCTGCTAACGGTGGGTATATGCCAGCCCAGTTTACGATGGGCACACTGTACGACACTGGCGAAGGCGTAAAACGTGACCTTGCTCAGGCGTTTAAATGGTACAAAACTGTTGCGAATCAAGGGGAGGGCGCGGCTGCATATAACGTGGCGGTTATGTATGAGAGCGGCGAAGGTGTGGCGAAAGACCCTCAGCAGGCGTATGTGTGGTATTCCATTGCTGGCATCATGGGCTATAAAGATGCATCTCCCTTTGCCAATGCATTAGCGAGCACATTGGATGCGACACAGCTGGAGCAGGCCGACAATACTGTTATCTCAACCGTGAATAGTATTAATGCGCGTATGCGTGAGCGGGTTTCCAACGGCAGTGTTGCGCAGTAA
- the lips gene encoding Triacylglycerol lipase yields MRYAKPLGKLFYTGSKALLDDLLRQTLHTDKAPAHQHNEYPILLMHGFMGYKSLSLFNRQFFDYFNGAKQVLQQLGYSVYAYEVSPLDPLQDRVIEWSRHVERALKDSGAEKLHIIAHSQGAIDARVLAADTDNRCQTPHHGEIGGMGYGDKIASITSIAGPHLGTPLAEHTESKETRALITDLIDFIAMANAAQPLQVRKALDTLSRDYMVTTFNPSIRVPDMIPCYTVAANPLSEQQTSFLFDKTWQHISDIAEFDGGGANDGFVPVSSAFFEGQATALRNSNKLQWQPLGQVTTDHIGLVGLTGAGTDEPFSHVPMLVGLCQNIDTCYTQNLSLALQTDGKWRRHQHSATGSHALERSVELALQNGSKTPA; encoded by the coding sequence ATGCGCTACGCCAAACCTCTGGGCAAGTTATTTTATACCGGCTCCAAAGCCCTGCTTGACGACCTCCTGCGCCAAACATTACATACCGATAAAGCGCCTGCGCACCAGCACAATGAATACCCTATTCTGCTGATGCACGGATTTATGGGATACAAATCGCTATCTCTGTTTAACCGCCAATTTTTCGATTATTTCAACGGTGCCAAGCAAGTGCTGCAACAGTTGGGGTACTCGGTTTACGCTTATGAAGTAAGCCCGCTCGATCCACTGCAAGATCGAGTGATTGAATGGAGCAGGCACGTTGAACGCGCCCTTAAAGACTCCGGCGCAGAGAAGCTACACATTATCGCGCATAGCCAAGGGGCAATTGATGCACGAGTATTAGCTGCCGACACCGATAATCGCTGCCAAACGCCTCACCACGGAGAGATCGGCGGCATGGGATATGGCGATAAGATTGCCAGTATTACCAGCATTGCTGGCCCACACTTAGGTACACCGCTGGCCGAGCACACGGAATCCAAAGAAACCCGCGCATTGATTACAGATCTGATTGATTTCATCGCCATGGCGAATGCGGCACAACCCCTTCAAGTTCGCAAAGCGCTTGATACGCTGTCACGCGACTATATGGTAACCACATTCAACCCGTCCATTCGGGTTCCTGACATGATTCCGTGTTACACGGTTGCCGCCAATCCGTTATCCGAACAGCAAACCAGTTTTTTGTTCGACAAAACATGGCAGCACATTTCAGACATCGCGGAGTTTGATGGCGGTGGTGCCAATGATGGATTTGTGCCTGTCAGCAGCGCATTTTTTGAAGGCCAAGCAACGGCATTGCGCAATTCCAACAAGCTACAATGGCAACCTTTAGGCCAAGTAACAACAGACCATATTGGTTTAGTTGGCCTCACCGGCGCAGGCACCGATGAACCCTTCTCGCACGTCCCGATGCTAGTCGGTCTATGTCAGAACATTGATACCTGTTATACACAAAATCTTTCTCTGGCATTGCAAACTGACGGCAAATGGCGCCGCCATCAACACTCGGCAACAGGGTCACATGCGCTAGAGCGCTCAGTCGAACTGGCGCTGCAGAACGGTTCTAAAACCCCAGCCTAA
- the cirA_1 gene encoding Colicin I receptor, with protein MLFKSTQTGLLRRAVRLSLLPPVCAVALPVVADMPAVSFDRKPRNTPVTDIPIGKKATPAATTPLNDDDEGLIHTYEDWLALATVGKRGLTPLLEPSDLDSDTPAKRVLEEIVVTGTRTEQAAIDSPVKVEVINARTIERQHARDIAEALKTAPGVQLHDVSGKQGQEVVLQGIGADRVLVLIDSEPVAASTGSAVDVTQVSAAGVERIEIVKGATSVLYGSNAIGGVLNIITAQPKLGWHGKFAFDLGSYGDQNPSGNTWQMARQRTDAQLSYGGELFNFSAGVNARFSDGFQVDPDQVRNQGESGHRINSHLDFGFMLDDESEYEFGYERYDQELRADFLDYKPGLPAPLLKLKEDDVVRERYTGRGIWRWDDGEAIFRAYHESFVNTSVPDGVSNRTADLDSNKASLQINQQAWENQVWTLGVDYFAETLMQDKDGISELDRPQESREAFEAYAQDEIEIGNLTLLPGVRWQYDSDFGAHAVPAVNGRYDFIDDGDWQIFMRGGIGQGYRVANLKERYFVFDHSQIGYKILGNPDLKPESSVSYQLGFVVANLNHFQLDINLFRNDLTDLIETEVAGYVEDAANPHVLYSYVNVAKARTQGVEVSAQYWPVDSLSLRLGYQYLDAKNQSSGYALNNRPRNQITASVDYQTPFGMDLILINRWFDEQPNYELNSDTGALVRKFITPSYTALDLKVNQDVGAGVSLYGGVDNILDAQRNFDFEQLDQRPITGRXFYVGFQYDF; from the coding sequence ATGCTGTTCAAATCTACTCAAACAGGTCTATTAAGGCGCGCTGTCAGGCTGTCGCTATTGCCGCCAGTATGCGCCGTAGCGCTGCCCGTTGTTGCGGATATGCCAGCTGTGTCTTTCGACAGGAAACCCAGAAACACGCCAGTAACCGATATACCAATCGGAAAAAAGGCAACGCCTGCAGCAACGACCCCGTTGAATGACGACGATGAAGGCCTGATTCATACCTATGAAGATTGGTTAGCCCTGGCAACGGTTGGAAAACGCGGCTTGACGCCATTGTTGGAACCCTCTGATCTGGATTCTGACACACCGGCAAAACGGGTATTAGAAGAAATTGTTGTTACCGGTACTCGAACGGAACAGGCAGCTATTGATAGCCCGGTGAAAGTCGAAGTGATCAATGCCAGAACCATTGAGCGTCAACATGCACGCGACATTGCCGAAGCGCTGAAAACGGCGCCGGGTGTGCAATTGCATGATGTTTCGGGTAAGCAGGGCCAAGAAGTCGTGTTGCAAGGCATCGGCGCAGATCGTGTGTTAGTGCTGATCGATAGCGAGCCCGTTGCAGCCAGTACCGGTAGTGCTGTTGATGTGACCCAAGTTTCGGCTGCCGGTGTTGAGCGTATCGAAATTGTCAAAGGCGCAACATCGGTACTTTATGGTTCGAATGCTATCGGTGGTGTGTTGAATATCATTACCGCGCAGCCAAAGTTAGGGTGGCACGGTAAGTTTGCGTTTGATCTGGGCAGTTACGGTGATCAGAACCCCTCCGGCAATACGTGGCAAATGGCTCGACAACGCACCGACGCACAGCTGAGTTACGGTGGTGAACTGTTCAACTTCTCTGCCGGTGTTAATGCGCGTTTTTCCGATGGTTTTCAGGTGGACCCTGACCAAGTGAGAAATCAGGGAGAAAGCGGTCACCGCATCAATAGCCATCTTGATTTTGGATTCATGCTGGATGACGAGAGTGAATACGAGTTCGGTTATGAGCGTTATGACCAGGAACTGCGTGCGGACTTCTTGGATTACAAGCCAGGCTTGCCTGCGCCGCTTCTCAAGTTGAAAGAAGATGACGTTGTTCGAGAACGATACACCGGGCGCGGAATTTGGCGTTGGGATGATGGCGAAGCGATTTTCCGTGCCTATCACGAGAGCTTTGTGAACACCTCTGTACCGGATGGCGTCAGCAATCGAACCGCTGACTTGGATTCTAACAAAGCAAGCTTGCAGATTAATCAGCAAGCGTGGGAGAACCAGGTTTGGACGTTAGGCGTCGACTATTTTGCCGAAACATTGATGCAGGATAAAGACGGAATCTCGGAGTTGGATCGCCCGCAGGAGTCACGAGAAGCCTTCGAAGCCTATGCGCAGGATGAAATCGAGATCGGTAATTTAACCCTGCTACCGGGTGTTCGCTGGCAGTATGACAGTGACTTCGGTGCCCATGCGGTTCCGGCAGTGAATGGCCGTTATGACTTTATCGATGACGGCGACTGGCAGATTTTTATGCGTGGCGGTATTGGCCAGGGCTATCGTGTTGCCAACCTCAAAGAACGTTACTTTGTGTTTGATCACAGCCAGATCGGTTACAAAATTCTCGGTAATCCGGATCTTAAGCCTGAGTCGTCAGTGAGTTATCAACTCGGCTTTGTGGTCGCTAATCTGAATCACTTCCAGTTGGATATTAATCTGTTTCGCAATGATTTGACGGATCTGATTGAGACAGAAGTTGCCGGCTATGTCGAAGATGCTGCTAACCCGCATGTGTTGTATTCCTACGTCAATGTTGCCAAGGCCCGCACACAGGGTGTGGAGGTGTCGGCACAATACTGGCCTGTTGATAGCCTTAGTTTACGTCTGGGTTATCAGTATTTAGATGCTAAAAACCAGTCGAGTGGGTATGCACTTAACAACCGGCCCCGCAATCAGATCACCGCCAGTGTGGATTATCAAACGCCATTCGGTATGGATCTCATCCTTATCAATCGCTGGTTTGATGAACAGCCGAATTATGAACTGAATAGCGATACCGGGGCGCTGGTGCGTAAGTTTATTACGCCATCGTACACAGCACTGGATTTAAAAGTGAATCAGGATGTTGGCGCAGGCGTTAGTCTTTATGGCGGTGTCGACAACATTCTTGATGCGCAACGTAACTTCGATTTTGAACAACTGGATCAACGCCCGATTACCGGTCGATNGTTCTACGTTGGCTTCCAATACGACTTCTAA
- the yaeQ gene encoding putative protein YaeQ, with protein MALKATVFKLQLNVSDLNRHHYQDYALTVARHPSETDERMMVRIVAFALNAADNLSFGRGLSTDDEPDLWQQTLTGDISHWIDVGQPSEDRIRKACSRAQAVTVYAYGTDKVQHSWKDGLATLSSRFDRLHLRGLNSVDTADLVKLVNPTMQLQCTLDGADIWLGDTTHQCQLALRDLQE; from the coding sequence GTGGCTCTTAAAGCAACTGTATTTAAACTCCAACTGAATGTGAGCGATCTTAATCGACATCACTATCAGGATTACGCCCTGACGGTCGCCCGTCACCCGTCTGAAACGGATGAACGCATGATGGTGAGGATAGTGGCATTTGCGCTGAATGCGGCAGACAATCTCTCATTTGGCCGCGGCCTGAGCACCGATGATGAGCCGGATCTCTGGCAACAAACACTGACGGGCGATATTAGTCATTGGATCGATGTGGGCCAGCCGAGCGAAGACCGAATTCGCAAGGCCTGTAGTCGAGCGCAGGCCGTCACGGTGTATGCTTATGGAACCGATAAGGTGCAGCACAGCTGGAAAGACGGATTAGCGACGTTGTCGTCACGTTTCGATCGCCTGCACTTGCGTGGGTTGAACAGTGTTGATACCGCCGACCTGGTTAAATTGGTCAATCCCACCATGCAGCTTCAATGTACATTGGATGGCGCCGACATTTGGCTTGGTGATACGACACATCAATGCCAGCTGGCGCTGCGCGACCTGCAGGAATAA
- the rlmD gene encoding 23S rRNA (uracil(1939)-C(5))-methyltransferase RlmD, with amino-acid sequence MARKRYQRSGKPPREQQIAEQSFVIDEMDNLGQGVARVGGKITFIGKTLPGETVKARVMQRKKGVSFARLSSVNIAADNRVEPACPHFSECPACDYLHTDYTSELAYKHRALANYLRGLVDSDAIDVIAAPQRLGYRNRVQLHYRHTHIGMVDGRRDQVLPIPECQILHPKLQAAFDDLYTHTDWAKERAVAGHCELYLQGDEVSIEWDKDYAHGGFTQVNSAMNTVLCDTVTDYVNSLPVSSVLDLFAGRGNLSEAAVAQRELVRQMVDYTPHDSDDFIALDLYDEDALRVFGRKACQKQFDVMLVDPPRKGFSDINAWIQRTKPKHLVYVSCNAATLARDLRSIDRPYTIEKVAMLDLFPSTAHFESLVCLSF; translated from the coding sequence ATGGCCCGTAAACGCTATCAGCGCAGTGGCAAACCGCCGCGCGAACAACAGATCGCAGAGCAGAGCTTTGTTATTGATGAAATGGACAACCTCGGCCAAGGTGTTGCGCGGGTTGGTGGGAAGATCACTTTCATTGGTAAAACCTTGCCAGGCGAAACCGTTAAAGCGCGTGTCATGCAGCGCAAAAAGGGTGTGAGTTTTGCTCGCCTTTCAAGTGTGAATATTGCTGCTGATAATCGCGTTGAACCGGCTTGTCCGCACTTTTCAGAGTGCCCGGCCTGTGACTATTTACATACCGATTACACGTCTGAGTTAGCCTATAAACATAGGGCGTTGGCGAATTATCTGCGCGGTTTAGTCGACTCGGATGCGATCGATGTAATTGCTGCGCCGCAACGTCTGGGTTATCGCAATCGTGTGCAATTGCACTATCGGCATACCCATATTGGCATGGTAGATGGTCGTCGTGACCAAGTGTTGCCGATTCCTGAATGTCAGATTTTACACCCCAAACTGCAAGCTGCGTTTGATGATCTGTATACCCATACAGATTGGGCTAAAGAACGCGCGGTTGCCGGGCACTGTGAGCTTTATCTGCAAGGTGATGAGGTCAGCATTGAGTGGGATAAAGACTATGCCCATGGTGGATTTACCCAAGTTAACTCTGCTATGAATACGGTACTTTGTGACACTGTTACCGATTACGTCAACAGCCTGCCTGTTTCCAGTGTGCTAGATTTGTTCGCCGGGCGCGGCAATCTATCAGAAGCCGCTGTGGCTCAGCGTGAGCTGGTTCGACAAATGGTCGATTACACCCCCCATGACAGCGATGACTTTATCGCATTAGATCTATACGACGAAGATGCCTTGCGTGTGTTCGGCCGCAAAGCCTGCCAAAAACAATTCGATGTGATGCTGGTTGATCCGCCGCGAAAGGGGTTCAGTGATATTAACGCTTGGATTCAGCGCACAAAGCCCAAACATTTAGTGTATGTCAGCTGCAATGCAGCAACGTTAGCGCGTGATTTGCGCAGCATAGATCGACCCTATACGATAGAAAAAGTGGCGATGCTGGATTTATTTCCATCAACGGCACATTTTGAATCATTGGTTTGTCTATCTTTTTAG